The following DNA comes from Fusarium fujikuroi IMI 58289 draft genome, chromosome FFUJ_chr03.
CACAAGCTCCCTCGAGGGGACAATCTCGCACCTTCATCGCAACACGACTCACAAGATCTGCATCAACAAAACCTCCCGCCTCCGATAAGTCTGCGACGATATCGAGAGATCCAAGCACTTCCTTCGCATTTCTCCTCGCTGGAGCAGCTTCCTTCTACCTCGCCTACAGCTTCGCGCAACAACCTCCTACACGGTGCGACGCCATTGCCCATGACGAAAACGACCATGATCCTCgagatccttctcttcctcgataTCGCATCAACGAAGTGCGCAAGCACGATGCTCATTCTGATCACCCCTGGGTCATCCACCGCGACAAAGTCTACGATATAACTGAATGGATTGGCGCGCATCCTGGCGGCGATGTTATTCTTCGCGCTGCTGGTGGCTCCATTGATCCCTACTGGGATATCTTTTCTATACACAAAAATGACTACGTTTACGATATTCTAAACCAGTACCTAATTGGGTACGTCGATCCGGCAGATCTCGTCGACGGGCGACCGGCGCgagaagagatcgaggatCCCTTCTCGGATGATCCCGTTCGACATCCGGACTTGATTACAATGACGCAGAAGCCCAGAAACGCAGAGACGCCAGCCTATGCTATGACGAACGATTTCCTTACGCCTAATGACCTTTTCTACGTGCGCAACCACATGTGGGTGCCATCAATCGCCGAGGACCCAAACAACCACAATCTCACAATAGAACTTCCTGACGGAACCACAAAAGAATACACCCTCGCTGACCTCAAGAACCGATTCAAATCCCACAAAGTCACAGCCTCTCTTCAATGCTCTGGGAACCGCCGGCAACACATGAATGAGGAATCAGGTCGCAAAACAAATGGTCTTCCGTGGACTGCTGGAGCTATCTCAAACGCCTGCTGGGAAGGCGTCTTACTCTCGGACGTACTGGCAGATGCAGGCTTTGATCTGCATTCGGGCCTCACAGGAGAATCCGAGGCAAAGCACGTTCAGTTCAACGGCCTAGAAGCTTACGGTTCATCGATTCCTATCAAAAAGGCCATCGATCCCCAGGGCGACGTAATACTCGCCTACAGAATGAACGGCCAGACTCTCCCGCGCGATCACGGGTTTCCTCTACGAGCTATTGTTCCTGGACATGTTGCCGCACGATCTGTCAAATGGTTGAACCATGTCACGCTGAGTGACGAGGAGAGCACATCTCAGTGGCAGCGACGCGACTACAAGTGTTTTGGACCGAACCAGACCAAAGTCGACTGGGATTCAGCACCTGCCATTCAAGAATTACCTGTCCAAAGCGCCATCACAAAGTGCAAACTTGGCGATTGGACAGCCAAGGATGACAATTCTCACACCTATACAAAGCCTGCTTCATTGTCTGGCTACGCATACTCCGGTGGAGGCCGCGCCATCGTTCGCGTCGACATATCCTTCGACAACGGCAAAAGCTGGTCCCAAGCCTCCATTCTTCCCGACTGTTCCACAAAAGAGGGTGAAGAATCGCCTTGCTATGGTCACGCAGCCTGGGCATGGCGGAGATGGAAGTTTGACGGTGCGGTCCCTTTGGAGGCGTTTGAACCCGCACCATCAGGGAAGCGATGTGCGACGTTCGTTGTGAAAGCTACAGACGAGGTGTACAACACACAACCGGACAGTCACGCAGCAACATGGAATATTCGCGGTAATCTTGCTACAGCGTGGCATCGCGTGAAGGTCTGCGATGATGGCCCCACGGGGTCAGAAACAAAAGCGTAGGATTGGCTGAATAGCATTGACGATCGATTTTGCAGTTTTGGCTGGAGTTTGAGAGCAGGCGAATGGGTTTGTTACAGGACGAGTGATACGCGGCAGTCATTACAGCCATACGCACAATGGGtgcttaattattagaacGACTTACGTCAGAGTGTATGATCATTCTCAAGTCGAGTTGATGACAAAATAAAATCACAGATGGTAGACCACCCAATTCTATTCTCGACTAAGTGAATACATCGTCCCCAGGCATATTGTACATCAGCCTTCGCTCCGTACCCGCTCTATTCGCTTGATCTGCCCTTCTAAGTGTACAATCCAACTATCTCCACTGTATCGTCCTCACTTTTGAACTGTTCTAAGACATATTCACACCtactcgtcatcttcatcgtcatcttccccaGCATCGGTGAAGTACTCGAACTCCTTAGGAACAGgggcctcttcatcgtcatcggagTCTTCATCGACAGCGGTCAGTACACCCGCAGCAGCGGCGGCGCCTGAGGCGTTACCACCAGGAGTCTGGGGTTCAGCGTCGAGCAAACCAAATGGCGATCGACCTTGGTTGCGAAGCAACTGTCCGAGCATAGCGCTGTTGGCTCCTCCTCTCGACTCGGCAAGACTATCAAGCACAGCACGCTGAGCCCCGCCTCGTCCGCCTCGTCCAGTTTGTTGACCAGCCACAGGGGCCCGTTCCGTTgtgaccttcttgagcttctcctcaagtagactcttctcctcctcgggTTCGCTATCAAGCAGTAGCAGGGGACCACCAGTAGGCTGTAAATGTTAGCAATGTAAACGGCGCAGAAAGACTTGTATGCTCACCTTCTTGACGGGCTTGTATCGGCCAGCGGGGAAGCTGACATACTTCAGTTGACCAGGAAGAACTCGGGTCATGTTCTCGATTTCGTAGCCAACCTTCTCCTTTtcgggcttcttcttggtatcgGTGGAAGCAGCCGGttccttctcttgctcttccttcttATCCTTAGCCTCGTCcaccttcttgtcctcgtccACGTCCATCTTGTCGCCACCACTCTTAGAGGGGGCGGTGTCGATTTCCATGCTCTCTCTTCGCTGAGCGCgctccttcttctgggctCGTCGTTTGGCCTGCGCAGTTGTTGATAGAATTGCGGTGGCAATCAGAGCAGGACCTTCTTCGGTCTTGACTTCTTGCTCAGGAGGGTAATCGAAGAGGCTAGGTCGTGTAGCGCAGTGGAACTTGAAGTTAGGTATCTCAAGGTCATGATCAAGTCCAATGATGGAAGTGGGAGAGAAGCTTAGCGAAAGGAAGTGGGTAAAGGGGAACCAGTACCAATACTGTGTGAACACAGCCATGCCAACAATGCCGGCCATATTGAGGTTGCCAGTCTGGGTTTGAAGGCCGATAGTGCAATTGCGGCCACCAGCGTCAATGATACCAAGCGCGAGAGCAGCACCGAACTTGGTCATGGCATCCTCGTGACGGTCGCCAACCACCTTCTTCAGAGTCTTGCGGATCGATGAGACCTTGGGGTTCATAACCTCGTTCTGCTGAACAAGAATCATAGCAAGAGAGATGAGGGCACCCTGTCGGACAAAGTCTGTGGGATCCTTCATCATAGGTTCAAGCAGGTCAATGGCCTCGTCAAGACCTGTGCCAGCGCATGAGATACCCAGAGCCATGGCGGAACCGTATCGCACGTGAGGGTTGTATGATTCGGAGAGGAGTTCAACCATACGAGGCACGCTTCCGGGCTTgcggaagaggatgaaaCCCAGACTCATGACTGCGATACGACGGACGTCATCATTGACGTCGCTGACAGCAATATGAAGGAGCTTTCGGATAGCCTTGTTGCTACCGGTGCCGCAGTACGCAAGAGCAACAGTCATGATTCCACCATATCGCAGCGTGGGATCAGGGTCGTTGAGAAGTCCTTCGATAAGAACATCGgctccttcttggcggccAAACATAATAAGTGCCATACCAATAGCAAGACCACGGACAATCTTCTCATGAGTGGTTTCGTGCGCATATGTAATCATATCCTCCAGAGCCTTGACATTTCCGGTGCCAAGCATGATGAGACCCATGGCCAAACCAACAGCCTCACCATTGAGCGCAGAATCCTGGAACAGGATTTCTCGAAGCTTCTCAAAAATTTCCCAGTCGCCAGTGGCCATGCCAGCAATACCCAGACCCAGAGCACCACCATGCTGAAcgacctcctcctcagcctgacCAAACTGCTCCTTTAGGTAGTCCAGAGCATCGGCTCCATGGTTGGCATGGATCAGTCCGTAGGCGTAGAGAGCACCCCCCTGGCTGAAGATAGAGCCACTGCTGAGGCCACCTTGTCGGGGAAGATAAGGTTCGAGGAGCTTTCTAGATTGAGAAAGGTTTCCGCGGTGAATAACACCGAGAGCGGCAGTCGCCGTGAACTTGGACCAGTTGACTGCCTTGCCCAGCCACTCCAAGTTATCGCGGAAGAACTTGTCGTTTGTAGTTCCTTGGTTCATAAAGGCATTGCAAAACGTGACCGCAGTGTGGAAGATGGAGTTTCGGCCCTCAAGGCTGTCGCGGACCTTGTTGAGGATGCTCAAATCGGTTCTGTTGTTGCGGTAGAGGAACTCGAGGTTGAGACGGATGGTCTTGCTGCCATCAAGAATTTCTCGGATATTGGAATAGGCCTTGGATACTGGTTCAGGGAGCTCGTCTTCGGGGTCTTCCTGCTTATTCTGAAGCAGAGATTCGCTCTCGTTGGACTGTTCACCGTTCTCGTCTGTCTCTTTCTTGACAGGCTTGCTAGCTGGGAGTGATGCAAGAACCTTGCCGAGGAATTCCTGTGTACCGTTGTCGTAAAGGTCGAAAGCAATTTGATAGGCGTTGGCGATGGAAGATCGGTCGCCCTTTTCAACAAGACTACGCAGCATGCGAGATGCTTCCTCATCTGAGTTAAGGTAAACGACACACT
Coding sequences within:
- a CDS encoding related to nitrate reductase, whose translation is MFSRSTRRLASQLRPLRSLSIPASQAPSRGQSRTFIATRLTRSASTKPPASDKSATISRDPSTSFAFLLAGAASFYLAYSFAQQPPTRCDAIAHDENDHDPRDPSLPRYRINEVRKHDAHSDHPWVIHRDKVYDITEWIGAHPGGDVILRAAGGSIDPYWDIFSIHKNDYVYDILNQYLIGYVDPADLVDGRPAREEIEDPFSDDPVRHPDLITMTQKPRNAETPAYAMTNDFLTPNDLFYVRNHMWVPSIAEDPNNHNLTIELPDGTTKEYTLADLKNRFKSHKVTASLQCSGNRRQHMNEESGRKTNGLPWTAGAISNACWEGVLLSDVLADAGFDLHSGLTGESEAKHVQFNGLEAYGSSIPIKKAIDPQGDVILAYRMNGQTLPRDHGFPLRAIVPGHVAARSVKWLNHVTLSDEESTSQWQRRDYKCFGPNQTKVDWDSAPAIQELPVQSAITKCKLGDWTAKDDNSHTYTKPASLSGYAYSGGGRAIVRVDISFDNGKSWSQASILPDCSTKEGEESPCYGHAAWAWRRWKFDGAVPLEAFEPAPSGKRCATFVVKATDEVYNTQPDSHAATWNIRGNLATAWHRVKVCDDGPTGSETKA
- a CDS encoding probable RPN2-26S proteasome regulatory subunit — protein: MPGIVSATGVLAFLTDEEPELKVFALQTLNDDIDTVWTEVAAVLTQIEALYEDESFPERQLAALVLAKVYYHLQAYNDSMVFALAAGDLFKLDSPGEFEETIISKCVDQYIAVNAAKKAAPQASKSTDLPELATTFASGAEGAVMSPTTPFSQTTLPPKSLLSRDSIDNTMVEATFQPAFKQGRSGSIAELPDQATSSLQRVVERLFESCLEQGRYRQVVGIAVEAKKLDVLRSVIKRASDDEKKAKSNPLENSPGPAEDLMEYTLSICMDIVQERAFRTEILRLILDLLNDIPNPDYFAIAKCVVYLNSDEEASRMLRSLVEKGDRSSIANAYQIAFDLYDNGTQEFLGKVLASLPASKPVKKETDENGEQSNESESLLQNKQEDPEDELPEPVSKAYSNIREILDGSKTIRLNLEFLYRNNRTDLSILNKVRDSLEGRNSIFHTAVTFCNAFMNQGTTNDKFFRDNLEWLGKAVNWSKFTATAALGVIHRGNLSQSRKLLEPYLPRQGGLSSGSIFSQGGALYAYGLIHANHGADALDYLKEQFGQAEEEVVQHGGALGLGIAGMATGDWEIFEKLREILFQDSALNGEAVGLAMGLIMLGTGNVKALEDMITYAHETTHEKIVRGLAIGMALIMFGRQEGADVLIEGLLNDPDPTLRYGGIMTVALAYCGTGSNKAIRKLLHIAVSDVNDDVRRIAVMSLGFILFRKPGSVPRMVELLSESYNPHVRYGSAMALGISCAGTGLDEAIDLLEPMMKDPTDFVRQGALISLAMILVQQNEVMNPKVSSIRKTLKKVVGDRHEDAMTKFGAALALGIIDAGGRNCTIGLQTQTGNLNMAGIVGMAVFTQYWYWFPFTHFLSLSFSPTSIIGLDHDLEIPNFKFHCATRPSLFDYPPEQEVKTEEGPALIATAILSTTAQAKRRAQKKERAQRRESMEIDTAPSKSGGDKMDVDEDKKVDEAKDKKEEQEKEPAASTDTKKKPEKEKVGYEIENMTRVLPGQLKYVSFPAGRYKPVKKPTGGPLLLLDSEPEEEKSLLEEKLKKVTTERAPVAGQQTGRGGRGGAQRAVLDSLAESRGGANSAMLGQLLRNQGRSPFGLLDAEPQTPGGNASGAAAAAGVLTAVDEDSDDDEEAPVPKEFEYFTDAGEDDDEDDE